In a genomic window of Candidatus Poribacteria bacterium:
- a CDS encoding class I SAM-dependent methyltransferase, protein MTSFYSISNIGELYVPAECRDAVFARARAKLFLHQELGHLNRIFTHIRHGGVAIVEGKWEQITALMDYIQRHKRDLIQHPQREDRTRDRRTSRGKSVNDGLREALARLMCWADADGILQAENAPVFPYLLELAGEPADANQGKPFLLSLTKIQQIQHALTDTYPIRALDTSLVASENVLAPRSQETIECFQEALQYVCQSGPSTVADIGCGSGCLTLLARQELGEQVELYASDLLPEAVATTKLNLQQLLPGSDPVHVMPAGDLFDPFLSHQFDVIIFNAPWVVARVRNRAELAIHDEKQETVKRFFAQVSDSLKLDGVILLGYADASGPKAIGNLETIIADAGFKEETVFKRRVATQRSKRKWEQIRVSVLHR, encoded by the coding sequence ATGACTTCCTTCTATTCTATTAGCAACATCGGTGAGCTTTACGTCCCTGCTGAATGCCGGGATGCAGTTTTTGCGCGCGCACGCGCCAAACTGTTCTTGCATCAAGAATTAGGACACCTCAATCGGATCTTCACACATATCCGACACGGCGGCGTTGCTATTGTGGAGGGAAAATGGGAACAGATTACGGCGCTGATGGATTATATCCAACGCCACAAACGGGATTTGATTCAGCACCCGCAGCGTGAGGATAGAACACGAGATCGGAGAACTTCGCGCGGGAAATCCGTAAACGATGGTTTGAGGGAAGCCTTAGCAAGGCTGATGTGTTGGGCAGATGCAGATGGGATCTTACAGGCTGAAAATGCGCCTGTTTTCCCCTATCTGTTGGAACTTGCTGGGGAACCCGCGGACGCGAACCAAGGCAAACCCTTCCTCCTCTCTCTCACAAAAATCCAACAAATTCAACACGCGTTGACAGACACCTACCCCATCCGCGCCCTCGACACCTCGCTTGTCGCTTCTGAAAATGTCCTTGCCCCACGCTCACAAGAGACAATCGAATGCTTTCAGGAGGCACTCCAATATGTCTGTCAATCTGGGCCTTCTACCGTTGCCGACATCGGATGTGGAAGTGGATGTTTGACGTTGTTGGCGCGGCAGGAATTGGGGGAACAGGTTGAATTGTATGCATCCGATCTGCTTCCTGAAGCGGTCGCAACAACGAAACTCAACCTTCAACAACTGCTACCTGGTTCAGACCCTGTCCACGTGATGCCCGCTGGCGACCTGTTTGACCCGTTTCTTTCACATCAATTCGATGTAATTATTTTCAATGCCCCGTGGGTTGTTGCCCGTGTGCGTAACCGAGCAGAACTCGCTATCCACGATGAAAAACAGGAAACGGTGAAACGTTTTTTCGCACAGGTCTCAGATTCCCTGAAACTGGATGGCGTTATTTTGTTAGGATATGCGGATGCCTCAGGACCGAAGGCGATTGGGAATTTAGAAACGATCATCGCTGACGCAGGGTTTAAAGAGGAAACCGTCTTTAAGAGGCGGGTCGCGACGCAGCGGTCGAAACGGAAATGGGAGCAGATTCGGGTGTCCGTGTTGCATCGGTAG
- a CDS encoding Gfo/Idh/MocA family oxidoreductase gives MTKIGIVGIGFMGMIHYYAIQRITGAEVVAICTRDPKKLAGDWTGIQGNFGPRGGMEDLSNVRKYSEIDELLADEEVELVDICLPTHLHKPVSMASLEAGKHTLVEKPISISMDDANELVGLADKIGAERKAANEGPCFLMVAHVLPFFAEYAYAKRVVEEGKYGKLLGAHFKRIISKPSWSRDVADIEKSGGPGIDLHIHDTHFIQLLCGVPDAVFSQGKLASGNYVDYLTTQYIYNDKELSVSCSSGAVSQRGRAFSHGFEIYLEKATLLYDFSTLAGEAATAVPLTLLNDEGEVEQVDLGEVDPIDAFTGELQYVVDAIDWEDEPTALSGVGARDALLLCYKEAESVKTGKIVQIS, from the coding sequence ATGACAAAAATTGGAATCGTTGGTATCGGATTTATGGGCATGATTCATTACTACGCCATTCAGCGGATTACGGGTGCTGAAGTGGTTGCTATCTGCACACGAGATCCAAAGAAACTCGCTGGCGATTGGACGGGCATTCAAGGGAATTTCGGACCCCGAGGTGGCATGGAAGATCTCTCAAACGTCCGAAAATATAGCGAGATTGATGAACTCCTCGCCGATGAAGAGGTTGAACTGGTCGATATTTGTCTGCCGACGCATCTGCACAAACCCGTGAGTATGGCATCCCTCGAAGCAGGAAAACATACCCTTGTCGAGAAACCGATTTCTATCTCTATGGACGATGCCAATGAACTCGTCGGACTTGCAGACAAGATCGGGGCAGAACGGAAAGCAGCCAATGAAGGTCCCTGTTTCCTAATGGTCGCACATGTGCTGCCTTTCTTTGCTGAATACGCTTACGCGAAGCGAGTGGTGGAAGAGGGAAAATACGGTAAACTCCTCGGCGCGCATTTCAAGCGGATTATCTCTAAACCGAGTTGGTCACGAGACGTTGCCGATATCGAAAAAAGCGGGGGACCTGGTATTGATTTGCATATCCACGATACCCATTTCATTCAGCTGCTCTGCGGTGTCCCTGACGCAGTGTTTTCACAAGGCAAACTCGCCAGCGGCAACTATGTCGATTACCTGACGACCCAATACATCTATAACGATAAGGAACTCTCCGTGAGTTGCTCCTCGGGTGCGGTCTCTCAACGCGGACGTGCTTTTTCGCACGGGTTTGAAATCTACCTTGAAAAAGCGACACTCCTTTACGACTTTTCAACGTTAGCAGGTGAAGCCGCTACAGCAGTGCCACTGACACTTCTAAACGACGAAGGTGAAGTGGAACAGGTCGATTTAGGAGAAGTTGATCCGATTGATGCTTTTACCGGTGAACTTCAATACGTTGTTGACGCGATCGACTGGGAAGATGAACCGACTGCTTTGTCCGGTGTCGGCGCGCGGGACGCGCTCCTGCTCTGCTATAAAGAAGCAGAATCCGTCAAAACCGGTAAGATTGTCCAGATTTCTTAG
- a CDS encoding LamG domain-containing protein, translated as MKQLLGYAMCLSALMFIAVGSATADLAEGLVLYFTFDAVKGKTIVDDSGNGLDADIIANTEIVKGKYGDAIRITGIGADCVNVPASDDLKITGEITMAAWINQDSWGTDAQWFDKNCHNGGEHSSYGIGAFNSGQNFNMFLGTGNGRPTLSQPHGLDEKTWYHVVGTYDGTTMKVYVDGEVAAEKDEKFDFKGTNDQDLRIGCSKDRPNYTFENGSIDEAAVWRRALSEAEINEIMNEGFLAVSPREKATTTWGSIKSKTSAH; from the coding sequence ATGAAACAGTTACTGGGTTACGCCATGTGCCTCAGCGCGTTGATGTTTATAGCGGTAGGATCCGCCACGGCAGATCTCGCGGAAGGACTCGTCCTTTATTTCACGTTTGACGCTGTTAAGGGTAAGACCATTGTTGACGATTCCGGCAACGGACTTGATGCCGATATTATTGCCAATACCGAAATTGTGAAGGGTAAATACGGGGATGCGATTCGCATTACAGGCATAGGCGCGGATTGTGTCAATGTGCCAGCCTCCGATGACCTGAAAATCACGGGTGAAATCACGATGGCGGCTTGGATCAATCAGGACTCTTGGGGAACTGATGCCCAGTGGTTCGACAAAAACTGCCATAACGGGGGCGAGCATTCCTCCTACGGCATCGGTGCTTTCAACTCGGGTCAGAATTTTAATATGTTCTTGGGAACGGGCAACGGTAGACCCACCCTGAGTCAGCCGCATGGGTTGGATGAGAAGACATGGTATCACGTCGTTGGAACTTATGACGGGACGACCATGAAAGTCTACGTTGATGGCGAAGTCGCCGCGGAGAAAGACGAAAAGTTTGACTTCAAAGGCACCAACGATCAGGACTTACGGATCGGCTGCTCTAAAGACCGTCCGAATTATACCTTTGAGAACGGCTCTATCGACGAAGCTGCGGTCTGGCGGCGTGCGCTCAGCGAGGCTGAAATCAACGAAATAATGAACGAGGGTTTCCTTGCGGTTTCACCGCGCGAGAAAGCCACAACGACGTGGGGCAGTATCAAGTCAAAAACCAGCGCACACTAA
- a CDS encoding LamG domain-containing protein, protein MGWLFYYPLFLVLMLVSIGYATADLADDLIVHLTFDNVSGKRVFDESGNGLDAKVIKNTVFVKGKYGKAIRITKETEDCVNIPSTDALEISEEITMMAWVYHKNWMESTSQWFDKGCYSRVSNSLYGMGVFNRAEVHNSRIGVILGGENHMRFIIQSDMRNRTWHHIVATSDSESVKLYLDGKIVNPPGTLPPAFQFHFKGVNDEDLRIGCAKNKPEYAFKNGSIDEVAIWSRVLSEDEIRSAMRGFLLDVSPKNKAATAWGNIKREVF, encoded by the coding sequence ATGGGATGGCTATTTTACTACCCTTTATTTCTTGTTCTGATGCTTGTGTCAATAGGATATGCTACAGCAGATCTTGCCGATGACCTTATCGTTCATCTCACGTTCGACAACGTTAGTGGTAAGCGGGTCTTTGATGAATCTGGGAACGGTCTGGATGCCAAGGTTATCAAAAATACTGTATTTGTCAAAGGCAAATATGGAAAGGCAATCCGCATTACGAAGGAGACGGAAGATTGTGTAAATATTCCGTCCACAGATGCTTTGGAAATCAGTGAAGAGATTACGATGATGGCATGGGTGTACCACAAAAACTGGATGGAAAGCACGTCTCAATGGTTTGATAAAGGCTGTTATAGCAGAGTCTCCAATAGTTTATACGGCATGGGGGTCTTCAATAGAGCTGAGGTTCATAATTCGAGAATCGGGGTTATCTTAGGCGGCGAAAATCATATGCGCTTCATCATTCAGAGTGACATGCGGAATAGAACATGGCATCATATTGTAGCAACCAGCGACAGCGAAAGTGTAAAACTCTATCTCGACGGGAAAATCGTTAATCCTCCTGGCACCCTCCCCCCCGCATTTCAGTTTCACTTTAAGGGTGTAAATGACGAGGATTTGCGGATTGGCTGTGCGAAGAATAAACCGGAGTACGCATTTAAAAACGGTTCTATTGACGAAGTTGCGATATGGTCCCGTGTCCTCAGTGAAGATGAAATCAGAAGTGCGATGCGGGGTTTTTTGCTTGATGTCTCGCCGAAGAATAAGGCCGCTACGGCGTGGGGCAATATTAAACGGGAGGTCTTTTAG
- a CDS encoding phytanoyl-CoA dioxygenase family protein, with product MQLSEKQLAHFRNSGYLAIEGFFDPVEAEALRLELERIYDTELKNGTGINCAVQTDGTKRDDAGERQNLQVIPLNNRSDLHKALPFHPKVISVVQQLIGDEFMLELDQAFWKPPIVGIGTSWHQDNAYFKIADPLRGTAMWIAIHDANVENGCMHVIPGSHRERYEHYRDPLSDHHIRCDPPEERAVPIELKAGGVLFFCYGVAHCTKSNLTDKERAGVALHFLHNDFGGKALWEKGNATKPMLRGPLATGGESEFGEKFEGRWEEFMNAVLASN from the coding sequence ATGCAATTAAGTGAGAAGCAGCTCGCGCACTTCCGAAACAGTGGGTATCTTGCCATCGAAGGTTTTTTCGATCCCGTTGAAGCGGAGGCACTCCGACTGGAATTAGAACGGATCTACGACACTGAGCTCAAAAACGGAACGGGTATCAATTGCGCTGTACAAACAGATGGCACCAAGCGGGACGATGCGGGGGAACGGCAAAATCTTCAAGTGATTCCACTCAATAACCGCAGCGACTTGCACAAAGCGTTACCCTTTCACCCGAAGGTCATTTCCGTTGTTCAACAACTTATCGGAGATGAATTCATGTTGGAACTGGATCAGGCATTCTGGAAACCGCCTATAGTCGGTATCGGCACGAGTTGGCATCAAGACAACGCCTATTTCAAAATTGCGGATCCGTTACGAGGCACTGCGATGTGGATCGCCATCCACGACGCAAACGTTGAAAACGGTTGCATGCACGTCATACCGGGGAGCCATCGGGAGCGTTACGAGCACTACCGCGATCCCTTGAGTGACCACCATATTCGATGCGATCCGCCCGAAGAACGTGCCGTCCCGATCGAACTCAAGGCAGGGGGTGTGCTCTTCTTCTGCTACGGCGTGGCACACTGCACCAAGTCGAACCTCACGGATAAAGAACGCGCCGGCGTAGCACTCCATTTCCTTCATAACGATTTCGGCGGGAAGGCGCTGTGGGAAAAGGGTAACGCAACCAAACCGATGCTCCGGGGTCCCCTTGCAACCGGTGGAGAATCCGAGTTTGGAGAAAAATTTGAGGGCAGATGGGAAGAATTCATGAACGCAGTGCTTGCCTCTAATTAG
- a CDS encoding phosphoglycerate dehydrogenase has protein sequence MNKVLVSDLLSEGGLDVLAESGDFEVDVDLNLSHEELLDRIADYHALLIRSATKVTADVINNARQLKVIGRAGVGVDNIDVQAATRNGILVVNTPTGNTIAAAEHTIAMLLALARNIVPAGISLRNRTWKRNDFIGVELYGKVFGTIGLGRIGREVARRAQAFGMKIIAYDPYISASAAEEIGIRIVERDVLFQESDYISVHTHLNAETYHSVGASEFTLMKPSCLLINCARGGIIDENALYHALKTGRLAGAALDVFESEPATETPLLDLENVLALPHLGASTSEAQEHVAVEVAQQVMNALRGQPVANAVNQPKIDPRTLDILGPYLELAEKIGSFHAQIVEGQISAIKIHYNGTLFQKEDVTPITVALQKGLLTPVLTNVNYVNAPFLIKQRGIAVTETKSEAEADFANSIAITVTTDKGESVIEGTAFGKKDIRIVRIDQLHINVRPTGYILLIYNSDQPGMIGLMGTILGEHGINIADMTVGRSRLGEIAVTLINVDSPVPRHVLKTIAEQKKIDFVKQVFLP, from the coding sequence ATGAACAAGGTACTGGTCAGCGACCTGCTGTCCGAGGGAGGTTTAGATGTTTTAGCAGAGAGCGGTGATTTTGAGGTAGACGTTGACCTCAATCTCTCTCATGAAGAACTGCTGGACCGGATTGCTGACTACCATGCCCTGCTTATCAGAAGCGCGACGAAGGTAACTGCGGATGTGATTAACAACGCGCGCCAATTAAAGGTCATCGGGCGCGCTGGGGTCGGCGTGGATAATATTGATGTGCAAGCCGCAACGCGAAACGGTATTTTAGTCGTCAACACACCAACGGGGAATACAATCGCGGCGGCGGAACATACCATCGCGATGCTCTTGGCACTGGCACGCAACATTGTACCTGCTGGGATTTCACTCCGAAACAGAACATGGAAACGCAACGACTTCATCGGGGTTGAGTTATACGGGAAGGTGTTTGGCACGATTGGGCTCGGACGGATTGGACGGGAGGTCGCTCGACGCGCACAGGCTTTCGGAATGAAAATCATCGCTTACGATCCGTATATTTCAGCGAGTGCAGCAGAAGAGATCGGCATTCGGATCGTTGAGCGGGACGTGCTTTTTCAGGAATCCGATTATATTTCTGTCCACACACATCTCAACGCCGAAACATATCATAGTGTGGGGGCATCGGAGTTTACATTGATGAAGCCGAGTTGCCTCCTGATTAACTGCGCCCGTGGCGGTATTATTGATGAAAACGCCCTCTATCACGCCTTAAAAACCGGACGACTCGCGGGTGCTGCCCTTGATGTCTTTGAAAGCGAGCCTGCAACCGAAACCCCACTGCTGGACTTAGAAAATGTGCTCGCACTGCCACATCTCGGCGCGTCTACATCAGAAGCACAAGAGCATGTTGCTGTTGAGGTGGCACAGCAGGTGATGAACGCGCTCCGCGGACAGCCCGTCGCGAATGCTGTCAATCAACCTAAAATTGATCCGAGAACACTGGACATTTTAGGTCCCTATCTGGAACTTGCCGAAAAGATTGGCAGTTTTCACGCACAAATTGTTGAAGGGCAGATCTCCGCGATTAAAATCCATTACAACGGCACGCTCTTCCAGAAAGAAGACGTTACACCGATAACTGTCGCTTTACAGAAAGGGCTTTTAACACCTGTGCTCACGAACGTGAACTATGTAAACGCGCCTTTTCTGATTAAGCAACGCGGTATTGCGGTTACAGAGACAAAGAGTGAGGCAGAAGCGGATTTTGCCAACTCCATCGCGATAACAGTCACAACCGATAAAGGCGAATCGGTCATTGAGGGAACGGCTTTCGGAAAAAAAGACATCCGCATCGTCCGAATAGATCAACTTCATATAAACGTGAGACCGACCGGTTATATCCTCCTCATCTATAACAGCGACCAGCCCGGAATGATAGGATTAATGGGAACGATTCTCGGGGAGCACGGTATCAACATCGCGGATATGACTGTCGGACGTTCGCGTTTAGGAGAAATCGCCGTGACGCTTATCAATGTGGATAGTCCTGTGCCGCGGCATGTCTTGAAAACCATCGCTGAACAGAAGAAGATCGACTTCGTTAAGCAGGTCTTCCTTCCGTAG
- the tatA gene encoding twin-arginine translocase TatA/TatE family subunit has translation MLGLGPWELLIVLAVVLLIFGGKRLPELARGLGKSVTNFKAGLNEEQSEETETTTRAQQENGGPPKEKTG, from the coding sequence ATGTTAGGCCTGGGTCCGTGGGAATTATTGATTGTATTGGCTGTCGTGTTACTCATATTTGGCGGAAAACGTCTCCCCGAGCTGGCGCGAGGCCTCGGTAAGAGCGTTACGAACTTTAAAGCGGGACTCAATGAAGAACAGTCAGAGGAAACCGAAACCACAACACGAGCACAACAAGAGAATGGAGGACCACCAAAAGAGAAAACTGGATAG
- a CDS encoding carboxymuconolactone decarboxylase family protein: protein MKDKLPDFLQNVIDEYPEVWKAYQALGEACGTAGPLEPKTVRLVKLALAIGAKSEGAVHSHTRRALREGITPEELQQVALLAVTSIGWSSSMAALSWIQDVVDKQS, encoded by the coding sequence ATGAAAGATAAGTTACCCGATTTTCTTCAGAATGTAATTGACGAATACCCTGAGGTCTGGAAAGCGTATCAGGCACTGGGTGAGGCGTGTGGGACCGCCGGTCCGCTTGAGCCGAAAACCGTGAGACTTGTGAAACTCGCATTGGCAATAGGCGCGAAGTCTGAAGGCGCAGTCCACTCGCATACACGACGTGCCCTTCGAGAAGGCATTACGCCAGAGGAGTTGCAACAGGTGGCACTGCTCGCCGTGACCTCTATCGGCTGGTCTTCGAGTATGGCGGCATTATCTTGGATTCAAGATGTTGTGGATAAACAGTCGTAA
- a CDS encoding tetratricopeptide repeat protein, with amino-acid sequence MKPALLRRKVKLKTLILAAILLCLTPSLSRTETTAAFPQGVEYVKLRLYPQAVDTFKSILSRDPTDVNALFQLANVYKLQDKLELAIQTFNTLLTQLANRNFTITNSKNALTIERIHGLTHLALSEIYCKQSKLDTAEQHAKEAVQRCPTDADTHYRLGYIYTHQAKFDPALTSFQDTLAHNPNFAEVYEWLGLIALMQQKPQQAVEHYQQAIKRKPYVQSAYYNLAKAYRLLGDTAAATEQLKLFQQMKTYYDRTYAIEGALAEDPLNTALRLELAEIHLTHKHISAAITTYQSLIRLNPASVTGYDKLGRLYMDLNMPQRAIPFFLKVIERNPNAVEAHVRLGWLYTTLKAFDKAELHLQTAIEKMPGLTLAYHGLAEIYTKQGHLQKAIDVYRHITEIAPDDDDARKALQNLEHLKKRF; translated from the coding sequence ATGAAACCTGCGTTATTACGCCGCAAGGTAAAATTAAAAACTTTAATCCTCGCGGCTATCCTCTTATGCCTCACGCCATCTCTTAGCAGAACCGAAACGACAGCAGCGTTTCCGCAGGGCGTTGAATACGTCAAACTTCGACTCTATCCGCAAGCAGTGGATACCTTTAAATCGATCCTATCCCGCGATCCGACAGATGTGAACGCGCTTTTCCAACTCGCAAATGTCTATAAATTGCAGGATAAACTGGAATTAGCGATTCAGACATTTAACACCCTTTTGACGCAGCTTGCAAACCGAAACTTCACAATTACGAATTCAAAAAACGCGCTGACAATAGAACGGATTCATGGATTAACGCACCTCGCGTTGTCGGAAATCTATTGCAAGCAGAGCAAATTAGACACCGCCGAGCAGCACGCCAAAGAAGCCGTGCAGCGATGTCCGACGGATGCGGATACGCATTATCGTCTCGGTTACATTTACACACATCAAGCGAAATTTGATCCCGCACTCACTTCCTTTCAAGACACCCTCGCACACAATCCTAATTTCGCCGAAGTTTACGAATGGCTCGGTTTGATCGCACTCATGCAGCAAAAGCCACAGCAAGCCGTGGAGCATTATCAGCAGGCAATCAAAAGAAAGCCTTATGTTCAGAGTGCGTATTACAACCTCGCAAAGGCGTACCGACTCCTCGGTGATACGGCAGCAGCGACGGAACAACTGAAACTCTTCCAGCAGATGAAAACCTACTACGATCGGACCTACGCCATTGAAGGGGCTTTGGCAGAAGACCCACTCAACACGGCACTTCGACTCGAATTGGCGGAAATCCATCTGACACACAAACACATCTCCGCCGCAATTACGACCTATCAAAGCCTGATTCGCCTGAATCCAGCGTCGGTGACGGGATACGATAAACTGGGACGCCTCTACATGGACCTCAACATGCCCCAGCGTGCCATCCCGTTCTTCCTGAAAGTCATTGAACGCAACCCAAACGCTGTGGAGGCACATGTTCGGTTAGGGTGGCTCTATACAACACTGAAGGCGTTTGACAAGGCAGAATTACATCTGCAAACCGCTATAGAGAAGATGCCGGGACTTACCTTGGCATATCACGGGTTAGCCGAAATTTACACGAAACAGGGACATCTTCAGAAAGCGATAGATGTCTACCGACACATCACAGAAATCGCGCCTGACGATGACGACGCTCGGAAGGCGTTACAAAACTTAGAACACTTGAAAAAGCGTTTTTAA
- a CDS encoding CRTAC1 family protein, whose protein sequence is MSKTDLKGIPSLYRLFVFALIGFQYCTLAFAEPIFVDVTESAGITFLHTDGRSGLRLFNEFLGSGGGFFDYDGDGDLDLYLINGAVQTGNAQNQTPHNVLYRNNGDNTFTDVTDTAGVGSRAYGTGAAVGDYDNDGDIDLYVANFGEDQLYRNNGDGTFTDVTTHARVGNANWGTSCAFADVDNDGHLDLYVANYAAYTPENDIRCEERGVHVYCGPHAYPPVHDTFYKNNGDGTFTDASALFHPADLIPQHGLGVAFADYDADGDTDLYVANDQDPNFLFQNNGSDNFLPNFSPNFSEVALISGVCYNDMGKEEAGMGTDFGDYDNDGWLDLTVSNYQTETNTVYHNHDGTFFTDNTITSGIAEVTHGYLGWGIKFFDYDNDGYQDIFVANGHLMDNITLLEKHVTYPQRNLLFRNLGDGRFANVMSEMDGLTLEKVSRGAAIGDYDNDGDLDILVTNCNQRPDLLQNAIGNRNNWIQIQVVGQKNNRSGIGTKIKVVTGTHVQHWEVQSGGSYLSFHDLRAHFGVGKAEQIDLLEIRWLNGHIDRGTHLPVNRRFMAVEGNGIVPIP, encoded by the coding sequence ATGTCGAAAACCGACTTGAAAGGGATCCCATCCCTCTATCGCCTTTTCGTATTCGCACTTATCGGTTTCCAATACTGCACACTCGCGTTTGCAGAACCGATTTTCGTCGATGTCACGGAATCGGCGGGCATAACCTTTCTCCATACCGACGGCAGAAGCGGCTTGAGACTCTTCAATGAATTCCTCGGATCCGGCGGTGGATTTTTTGATTACGATGGAGACGGCGATCTCGACCTCTACCTCATCAATGGCGCGGTTCAGACGGGGAACGCACAAAACCAAACACCCCATAACGTCCTCTACCGAAACAATGGCGATAATACCTTCACGGATGTCACCGACACAGCGGGTGTAGGAAGTCGTGCCTACGGGACAGGTGCCGCTGTCGGTGATTACGATAACGATGGCGATATAGATTTATACGTCGCCAACTTCGGTGAAGATCAACTCTATCGGAACAATGGCGACGGAACCTTCACGGATGTGACAACACACGCCCGAGTTGGCAATGCGAACTGGGGCACCAGTTGCGCGTTTGCGGATGTAGATAACGATGGGCATCTGGACCTCTATGTAGCGAACTACGCCGCGTATACACCAGAGAACGACATTCGATGTGAAGAACGCGGGGTTCACGTTTATTGCGGTCCGCATGCGTATCCACCCGTTCACGATACCTTCTACAAGAATAACGGAGATGGTACTTTCACCGATGCATCGGCTTTGTTCCATCCCGCCGACCTGATTCCCCAGCACGGGTTAGGTGTAGCGTTTGCCGATTACGATGCCGATGGCGACACCGACCTCTACGTCGCGAACGATCAGGATCCGAACTTTCTGTTTCAAAACAACGGAAGCGACAATTTTTTGCCCAATTTTTCGCCCAATTTTTCGGAAGTTGCATTAATTTCAGGCGTGTGCTATAATGATATGGGTAAAGAAGAAGCCGGGATGGGTACCGATTTCGGGGACTACGACAACGACGGGTGGCTCGATCTCACCGTCAGCAACTACCAGACCGAAACCAATACCGTTTATCATAACCATGATGGCACCTTTTTTACTGACAATACAATTACATCAGGGATCGCGGAAGTAACACACGGCTATCTGGGATGGGGCATCAAGTTCTTTGATTACGACAATGACGGATACCAAGATATCTTTGTCGCCAACGGGCATTTGATGGACAACATCACCTTACTTGAGAAGCATGTAACCTATCCCCAAAGGAATCTGTTGTTCAGGAATTTAGGCGATGGCAGATTCGCCAATGTCATGTCAGAGATGGATGGCTTGACACTGGAAAAGGTCAGCCGCGGCGCTGCTATCGGCGATTACGATAACGATGGCGACCTTGATATCCTTGTCACTAATTGCAACCAACGACCCGATCTGCTCCAAAACGCAATCGGGAATCGAAACAATTGGATACAGATTCAGGTCGTCGGACAGAAAAACAACCGCTCTGGGATTGGCACAAAGATTAAAGTCGTCACGGGAACACACGTCCAACATTGGGAAGTCCAGAGTGGCGGGAGTTATCTCTCTTTCCACGACCTGCGTGCCCATTTCGGCGTTGGTAAAGCGGAACAGATTGATCTCCTTGAAATTCGCTGGCTCAACGGACACATCGACCGAGGAACGCACCTCCCTGTCAACCGAAGGTTTATGGCAGTTGAAGGGAATGGGATTGTTCCGATCCCTTAG
- a CDS encoding LamG domain-containing protein, which translates to MKTLLIMLTLVAFTASFAYALNEPEDSMILYFSFDEIDGKNAIDHSLYENHGELVGAPKLVEGKFGKALELNGKTDWVVVPHADILTVDESVTVMAWINTERHQGPNGQRWQGIVAKSNNPRSYSFYTEFPSECLHLSVGGGSVCNKKVPLEEWVHVVAQVADGSVHKYWVNGEAAGEFPGKGAPPGKADQADVLVGRTHEGQREFLGLIDEVRIWNRALDEDEVIDQMEKGYFELFAVDPRQKLATTWGHLKTSQR; encoded by the coding sequence ATGAAAACCCTATTGATAATGCTAACACTTGTCGCGTTTACGGCATCTTTTGCCTACGCGTTGAACGAACCCGAGGATTCAATGATCCTCTACTTCTCTTTCGATGAGATTGATGGAAAAAACGCCATTGACCATTCACTCTATGAGAACCATGGCGAATTAGTTGGCGCGCCGAAACTTGTTGAAGGCAAATTCGGTAAGGCTTTGGAACTGAACGGTAAAACCGACTGGGTTGTAGTTCCACACGCTGACATTCTCACTGTTGATGAGAGCGTAACCGTCATGGCTTGGATCAATACCGAACGCCATCAGGGTCCCAACGGTCAAAGGTGGCAAGGCATCGTTGCGAAAAGCAACAATCCACGTTCTTACAGTTTCTACACCGAATTCCCGAGTGAATGTTTACACCTGAGTGTCGGTGGCGGAAGCGTTTGCAACAAAAAGGTTCCGTTAGAGGAATGGGTCCACGTCGTTGCCCAGGTAGCTGATGGCTCGGTACACAAGTATTGGGTGAACGGTGAAGCGGCTGGTGAATTCCCTGGCAAAGGCGCGCCGCCCGGTAAAGCCGATCAAGCCGATGTCCTGGTGGGGAGAACACACGAAGGTCAACGCGAATTTCTTGGACTCATTGACGAGGTCCGTATTTGGAACCGTGCCCTCGATGAGGACGAGGTTATTGACCAGATGGAGAAAGGCTATTTCGAGCTTTTTGCCGTTGATCCGCGCCAAAAACTCGCTACAACCTGGGGACACCTGAAGACCTCACAGCGATAA